CAGCAAAAAATCGTAGAGTCTATTATTCGGAATGTGAAAGGCTTCTTCAAAAAAACGGTCTGTGTATTTATTGATGATTTGAGCAACGATCCTATTCTCACCTTCCCATTCCCGCTTTAGACGCAGTTTTCGGAAATATCCGCTTAGATGCTTATACATTGCCTCAAGATCGACAGCCGTTGCCAGACCAACATATGGCACCATGGGAACTATTTTTTCCTCGGGTTCACCTTTAAATCCTTCAATACCCACATCATCAAAATTGAGAGGCTTTTCGGTTTTAATATTTTTTAAATCGGTTACAATATTTCCGGTTAGATTGGGCCCCAAATACACTTCATCCAACTGGTTTACCAGCTCTTCGAGTGTAATTATAAGCAAGCCTTTTTCGTAGATTTCTTCC
This genomic stretch from Ulvibacter sp. MAR_2010_11 harbors:
- a CDS encoding carboxypeptidase-like regulatory domain-containing protein; translation: MGKIKIVLFYGFLCLASTIGAQEQLLHGNITNDKEVEGIHIMNKTTQYNSVTDENGNFSIIVNKQDTIYISSVNYVPDRIVISEEIYEKGLLIITLEELVNQLDEVYLGPNLTGNIVTDLKNIKTEKPLNFDDVGIEGFKGEPEEKIVPMVPYVGLATAVDLEAMYKHLSGYFRKLRLKREWEGENRIVAQIINKYTDRFFEEAFHIPNNRLYDFLLFCIETTDLKKDFENENYALVLQIFQEQGEIYVERFSEKEE